In Pectinatus sottacetonis, a genomic segment contains:
- the pckA gene encoding phosphoenolpyruvate carboxykinase (ATP) — protein MEEKNFSAEDILSGARIVAYDLTVPELFEESIRNKEAILSQRGALCVYTGKYTGRSPKDRFIVDTPSVHNLVSWTNNAPCTESTFKKLYHKIKCFAKNHKIYVSDNYVGADPQHKLQVKCITEYASQHLFLKELFINPDKPPVTPEGFTLVCFPSVLADPHEDGVHSEAFVVINFDYKMVIIGGTKYCGEMKKSIFSVMNYILPQKGILSMHCSANVGKDGKTAIFFGLSGTGKTTLSADPNRRLIGDDEHGWSENGIFNIEGGCYAKCIHLTEETEPEIYNAIRYGSVLENVVLDPRTRKEDYDDSRYTENTRAAYPLEYIPNAIHPSMAGHPTAIIFLTADAFGVLPPISRLNPKQAMYHFLSGYTSKIAGTERGIVEPQATFSIGFGEPFLPLSPLKYARLLEKKIQQHNTKVYLVNTGWTGGPYGIGSRMKLKYTRAMITAALENKLDNVGWTADPIFRIEVPDFCPNVPTDLLKPVNTWSDKAAYEKQAAKLVGLFAKNVKKFKGEMDDDILSTGPRI, from the coding sequence GTGGAAGAAAAAAATTTTTCAGCTGAAGATATTTTATCTGGTGCTAGAATAGTAGCATATGATCTCACCGTTCCTGAATTATTTGAAGAATCCATACGAAATAAAGAAGCTATATTGTCACAAAGAGGTGCGCTCTGTGTTTATACAGGAAAATATACAGGACGTTCTCCTAAAGACCGGTTCATTGTCGATACACCATCAGTACATAATCTAGTGAGCTGGACAAATAATGCTCCTTGCACAGAAAGCACATTTAAAAAATTATATCATAAAATAAAATGCTTTGCGAAAAATCATAAAATTTATGTAAGTGATAACTATGTTGGGGCAGATCCTCAGCATAAATTACAGGTAAAATGTATTACTGAATATGCGTCACAACATCTTTTTCTAAAAGAATTATTTATTAATCCTGATAAACCACCTGTTACGCCAGAAGGTTTTACACTTGTATGTTTTCCCAGTGTATTAGCTGATCCGCATGAAGACGGAGTTCATTCAGAAGCTTTTGTTGTTATTAATTTTGACTATAAAATGGTAATCATAGGCGGAACAAAATACTGTGGCGAAATGAAAAAATCTATTTTTTCAGTAATGAATTATATTCTGCCGCAAAAGGGAATATTATCAATGCATTGTTCGGCAAATGTTGGAAAAGATGGAAAAACGGCTATTTTCTTTGGCTTAAGTGGGACAGGTAAGACTACGTTGTCAGCAGACCCCAATCGGCGTTTGATCGGCGATGATGAACATGGTTGGAGTGAAAATGGGATATTCAACATTGAAGGAGGATGCTATGCTAAATGCATCCATTTAACAGAAGAAACCGAACCAGAAATATATAATGCCATAAGATACGGTTCTGTTTTAGAAAATGTTGTCCTTGATCCACGCACTCGTAAAGAAGATTATGATGACTCGCGGTATACGGAAAATACGCGTGCGGCTTATCCACTGGAATATATTCCCAATGCCATTCATCCTAGCATGGCAGGACATCCTACAGCAATTATATTTTTAACAGCTGATGCATTTGGAGTGCTTCCGCCTATTTCCAGACTTAATCCCAAACAGGCTATGTATCACTTTTTGTCTGGTTATACAAGTAAAATAGCAGGAACAGAACGAGGAATTGTTGAACCGCAGGCTACATTTTCCATTGGTTTTGGTGAACCATTTTTACCACTTTCTCCATTAAAATATGCACGATTATTAGAAAAGAAAATTCAGCAGCATAATACTAAAGTTTATCTGGTGAATACGGGTTGGACTGGTGGACCATATGGTATAGGGTCGAGAATGAAGCTTAAATATACTCGGGCAATGATTACTGCGGCTTTAGAAAATAAGCTTGATAACGTAGGATGGACAGCTGATCCCATTTTCCGTATTGAAGTACCTGATTTCTGTCCAAATGTTCCTACTGATTTGCTAAAGCCTGTTAATACATGGTCAGATAAAGCTGCTTACGAAAAACAAGCTGCTAAATTAGTAGGATTATTTGCTAAAAATGTAAAGAAATTTAAAGGCGAAATGGACGACGATATTTTGAGTACAGGTCCTCGAATTTAA